From Candidatus Binatus sp., one genomic window encodes:
- the rnc gene encoding ribonuclease III, which yields MLGYSFARADLLETALTHPSAAVASDVHYERLEFLGDAVLDLAIADLLMRKFPTAKEGPLSKQRASIVNARTLALKAQAIELNEMMRLGKGEEKSGGREKTSILAAVFEAVIGAIYTDGGLTPAQQVVERLFTGDIGGPAAERDYKTELQEIAHRNFRTQPVYELIATEGPDHARRFTTRIRIAGRDLGVAEGGSKKQSEQAAARLALERIEEERGERHG from the coding sequence GTGCTGGGCTATTCGTTCGCGCGAGCGGATCTGCTGGAGACCGCGCTGACGCATCCGAGCGCCGCGGTCGCCAGCGACGTCCATTACGAGCGGCTGGAGTTCCTTGGGGATGCGGTGCTCGATCTTGCGATCGCAGACCTGCTGATGCGCAAGTTTCCGACCGCGAAAGAAGGCCCGCTGTCCAAGCAGCGAGCGTCGATTGTAAACGCGCGCACGCTGGCGCTGAAGGCGCAGGCGATTGAATTGAACGAGATGATGCGGCTGGGGAAAGGCGAGGAAAAAAGCGGTGGGCGCGAGAAGACCTCGATTCTTGCGGCGGTGTTCGAGGCGGTGATCGGCGCCATCTACACCGACGGCGGACTCACGCCGGCGCAACAAGTGGTCGAGCGCCTGTTCACCGGCGATATCGGCGGACCGGCTGCGGAGCGCGATTACAAAACCGAATTGCAGGAAATCGCGCACCGGAATTTTCGCACGCAGCCGGTGTACGAACTGATCGCGACGGAGGGGCCCGATCACGCCAGGCGCTTTACCACCCGAATCAGAATCGCGGGCCGCGATCTCGGCGTGGCCGAGGGTGGCAGCAAGAAGCAGAGCGAACAGGCGGCGGCGCGCCTCGCGCTGGAGCGGATCGAAGAAGAGCGCGGTGAGCGCCATGGGTGA
- the era gene encoding GTPase Era yields MGEHRAGFVAVAGRTNVGKSTLVNRLVGHKVAIVTPRPQTTRRRILGIRSDADAQILLIDTPGLHEAKQQLNQRMVQVARRAIAEGEVILAVVEAGDHLNPGDRAVLVDIRALGRPTIVAINKVDRVPRAQLLPLIEEINRGYPGAEIVPVSALSGENIDELLLTLKRMLPVSPALMSPDEYTDQSERMIAEEIIREKIFLKMRQEIPFSTAVRVEKFEDDAERKLKRIGATVVVDRESHKGMLIGAGGRTLKEIGTAARLELEEILGARVFLEIIVKVERDWTRDPRKLAEFGL; encoded by the coding sequence ATGGGTGAGCATCGCGCCGGATTCGTGGCGGTCGCCGGCCGCACCAACGTCGGCAAATCGACGCTGGTGAATCGGCTGGTGGGCCACAAGGTCGCGATCGTCACGCCGCGTCCGCAGACCACGCGGCGGCGAATTCTCGGTATCCGCAGCGACGCCGACGCCCAGATCCTGTTGATCGACACGCCCGGACTTCATGAGGCGAAGCAGCAACTGAATCAGCGCATGGTGCAGGTGGCGCGGCGCGCGATCGCGGAGGGCGAAGTCATTCTGGCCGTGGTTGAAGCAGGCGATCATCTCAACCCCGGCGATCGCGCCGTGCTGGTTGACATCCGCGCGCTGGGCCGCCCTACGATCGTTGCGATCAACAAGGTCGATCGCGTCCCGCGCGCTCAACTGCTGCCGCTGATCGAGGAAATCAACCGCGGATATCCTGGCGCCGAGATCGTGCCGGTCAGCGCACTGAGCGGCGAGAATATCGACGAGCTGTTGCTGACCCTCAAGCGGATGCTCCCGGTGAGCCCGGCACTGATGTCGCCCGATGAGTACACCGATCAGAGCGAACGGATGATTGCCGAGGAAATCATCCGCGAGAAAATTTTTCTCAAGATGCGCCAGGAGATTCCGTTCTCGACCGCCGTCAGGGTCGAGAAGTTCGAAGACGACGCGGAGCGCAAGCTCAAGCGGATCGGCGCGACGGTGGTTGTCGATCGCGAGTCGCACAAAGGCATGCTGATTGGCGCGGGCGGGCGCACGCTCAAGGAGATCGGTACGGCGGCGCGCCTCGAGCTCGAAGAAATCCTCGGCGCGCGCGTGTTTTTGGAAATCATCGTCAAAGTCGAGCGCGATTGGACACGCGATCCGCGCAAGCTCGCGGAGTTCGGACTGTGA